From the genome of Hymenobacter sp. APR13, one region includes:
- a CDS encoding DDE-type integrase/transposase/recombinase yields the protein MNLITSSQANWHPSRRFSPVCLTTPISGVLGFSRQAYYQHHTRQWSSEEREHYVLEQVAQLRQEHGRMGGRKLYHLLEQNLRQQGIKMGRDALFSLLAAHNLLIRKRRRKALTTFSRHRFRKYPNLIRELTPLRPNQVWVADITYWFTQAGCLYISLLTDAYSRRIMGFAVAETLATVHACRALQMALRQISKRVGRNLIHHSDRGIQYCSQEYLRAYASKSRRCSEG from the coding sequence TTGAACCTTATCACTAGCAGTCAAGCTAATTGGCATCCGAGTCGGAGGTTTTCCCCTGTTTGTTTAACAACACCCATCAGTGGCGTACTTGGGTTTAGCCGGCAGGCGTATTACCAGCACCACACGCGGCAGTGGAGCAGCGAAGAGCGCGAGCACTATGTGTTGGAGCAGGTCGCGCAGCTGCGCCAGGAGCACGGCCGTATGGGGGGCCGTAAGCTCTACCATCTGCTGGAGCAGAACTTACGCCAGCAAGGGATTAAAATGGGCCGGGATGCGCTGTTCTCGCTGCTGGCAGCGCATAACTTGCTGATTAGAAAGCGCCGCCGTAAGGCGTTGACAACCTTTTCCCGCCATCGCTTCCGCAAGTACCCAAACCTGATCCGGGAGCTGACCCCGCTGCGGCCTAATCAAGTCTGGGTAGCCGATATCACCTATTGGTTCACCCAGGCCGGCTGCCTGTACATCTCGCTGCTGACCGATGCCTATTCGCGCCGCATCATGGGCTTTGCTGTGGCCGAGACGCTGGCCACGGTACATGCGTGTCGCGCCTTGCAGATGGCCCTACGGCAGATCAGCAAACGGGTAGGACGGAATTTGATTCACCACAGTGACCGCGGCATCCAGTACTGTAGTCAGGAATACCTCAGGGCTTACGCATCAAAATCAAGACGCTGTAGTGAGGGCTGA
- a CDS encoding heavy-metal-associated domain-containing protein, protein MFAFNASKSVLLGALFTLSLATSACGQQTPSQAAPAAKTPAQLVGYTTATLPIEGMSCGSCVSNVKQTLKGLDGISTVAVSLEQRTATVAYDPKKVKPEQIQAAVNAKGYKAGALTTVTGK, encoded by the coding sequence ATGTTCGCATTCAACGCCTCTAAATCCGTCCTGTTGGGCGCCCTGTTTACCCTGAGCCTAGCCACGTCCGCCTGCGGTCAGCAAACGCCTTCGCAGGCAGCGCCGGCGGCTAAAACACCCGCCCAGCTAGTGGGCTACACCACCGCCACGCTGCCCATCGAAGGCATGTCCTGCGGCTCGTGCGTCTCCAACGTGAAGCAGACCCTCAAGGGCCTCGACGGCATCTCGACGGTGGCCGTGAGCCTGGAGCAGCGCACGGCCACGGTGGCCTACGACCCCAAAAAGGTCAAGCCCGAGCAGATTCAGGCCGCCGTCAACGCCAAGGGCTACAAGGCCGGCGCGCTGACCACCGTCACCGGCAAATGA
- a CDS encoding cytochrome c biogenesis CcdA family protein, which produces MSLEDFLHESAASLAGGLGFSALLAVVAGVVACSVCPCSLPVGLGLAGLVSTNSETASKRSGLPVAVAFFLGIVVSLTVLGAVAGRLGVILTESFGRYWALAMAGISLLAAVVAFYGPYLKPHQLQTLRKPGLSGTFVYGFIFSLGTSAAPLLLLLAVAAGQASVGRGLLLALAFGIGRGLPFLLAGVFAKSLTALAQSTRWRRGIQLVSGIALLFVSGYYVRVFVNLLDN; this is translated from the coding sequence ATGAGCTTAGAAGATTTCCTGCACGAGTCGGCCGCGTCGCTGGCCGGCGGCCTGGGCTTCTCCGCTCTGCTGGCCGTGGTGGCCGGCGTGGTGGCCTGCAGCGTGTGCCCGTGCTCGCTGCCCGTGGGCCTCGGGCTGGCGGGCCTGGTGAGCACGAACTCGGAAACGGCCAGCAAGCGCAGCGGGTTGCCCGTGGCGGTGGCCTTCTTCCTGGGCATCGTGGTGAGTTTGACGGTGCTCGGGGCCGTGGCCGGCCGGCTGGGCGTCATCCTGACCGAGTCCTTTGGGCGGTACTGGGCCCTGGCCATGGCGGGCATTTCGCTGCTGGCCGCGGTTGTGGCTTTCTACGGGCCCTACCTGAAACCCCACCAGCTGCAAACCCTGCGCAAACCGGGGCTAAGCGGCACGTTCGTGTACGGCTTCATCTTTAGCCTGGGCACCTCGGCCGCGCCGCTGCTGCTGCTGCTGGCCGTGGCGGCGGGGCAGGCCAGCGTGGGGCGGGGGCTGCTGCTGGCCCTGGCCTTTGGCATCGGCCGGGGCCTACCGTTTCTGCTGGCCGGCGTGTTTGCCAAGTCGCTGACGGCGCTGGCGCAGTCGACCCGCTGGCGGCGGGGCATCCAGCTGGTGAGCGGCATCGCCCTGCTGTTTGTGAGCGGCTACTACGTGCGGGTGTTCGTCAACTTGCTCGACAACTAA
- a CDS encoding replication initiation protein, with amino-acid sequence MPTKSPLIPIVDKTVAQHNALINARFSFVPLEMRLFISLLTRIEPGDEQFREHFVPMAEIIHERTGGSAYDEVKQMCNNITSRRLYIEKLIDTQQGTRKRSKKPDFEFIPLMAKAAYESDRGGVVASFNPLIMPYLLQLRESGNFTLAQLEQLNKLKSFYSYRIYWLLKEYATFKERTITIAQLRFLLDLQEGEYPRFNNLRTRILDKAQTEMQQTDMPFTYELQKQGKVVSEVKFLLAAPHNGEVMPTKSPLVEVPAWARTLAEIGVGERSLAVVHRQLEAGEYEVDYIAYVIRIVTNQFRKGKIKKPAGAIYKALIEKYLLVDYQQAKAAAGTKKRH; translated from the coding sequence ATGCCTACAAAATCGCCCTTGATCCCGATTGTTGACAAAACGGTTGCCCAGCACAATGCACTCATCAACGCAAGGTTCAGTTTTGTACCTCTGGAAATGCGACTCTTCATCTCTTTACTCACGCGTATCGAGCCCGGGGATGAGCAGTTTCGGGAGCATTTCGTACCGATGGCCGAGATTATCCACGAGCGCACGGGGGGATCTGCGTATGATGAGGTAAAGCAAATGTGCAATAACATTACCTCCCGACGGCTTTATATCGAGAAGCTAATCGACACGCAGCAGGGTACTCGGAAGCGGAGCAAAAAGCCTGACTTCGAATTCATCCCCTTAATGGCGAAGGCCGCTTACGAGAGCGATAGGGGAGGGGTGGTTGCCTCGTTTAACCCCCTGATTATGCCTTATCTACTGCAGTTGCGGGAGAGTGGCAACTTCACCCTCGCGCAACTGGAGCAGCTTAATAAGCTGAAGAGCTTTTACTCCTACCGCATTTACTGGCTGCTGAAAGAGTATGCCACCTTCAAGGAACGTACCATCACAATTGCCCAACTCCGTTTCTTACTAGATCTACAGGAAGGCGAGTACCCACGCTTCAACAATCTACGCACCCGCATTTTGGACAAGGCCCAGACCGAGATGCAACAGACGGATATGCCGTTCACGTACGAGCTGCAGAAACAAGGCAAAGTTGTGTCGGAGGTGAAATTTCTGCTAGCTGCTCCTCATAACGGAGAAGTCATGCCTACAAAATCGCCCTTGGTCGAAGTGCCCGCTTGGGCTCGGACTTTAGCAGAAATTGGCGTCGGGGAAAGAAGCCTGGCAGTAGTCCACCGACAACTGGAAGCCGGCGAGTATGAAGTAGACTACATTGCCTACGTAATACGCATCGTAACCAACCAGTTCCGTAAGGGCAAGATCAAGAAGCCCGCAGGCGCTATCTACAAGGCCTTGATAGAGAAATACCTGTTGGTGGATTATCAGCAAGCGAAAGCTGCCGCTGGAACGAAAAAAAGGCATTGA
- a CDS encoding ParA family protein: MKIIVFANHKGGVGKTTSTLSVAQTLARDGYRVLLIDCDAQRNLSLAFRLPAGYPDLGLVLEKKAQLTDVVLAIEEHLHLVAATPDLDYLEKMVGQQLGYESILRKGLAPLQDQYDYCLIDTPPSLSALTYMALVACNAVFIPCQPEYFGYEGLNKLMQACERVKDLYNPNLTIGGIFFTKYSSRYRKKLHHDIVALIDSKYSEAKLLMETTIRENVSLAEAQIKKQSIYRWAPESNGATDYESLTQEIIARV; encoded by the coding sequence ATGAAGATTATTGTATTTGCTAACCACAAGGGGGGAGTCGGAAAGACTACGTCTACGCTTAGCGTGGCTCAAACCTTGGCACGTGACGGCTACCGCGTGCTCTTAATTGATTGCGACGCCCAGCGTAATCTTTCCCTTGCCTTCCGCTTGCCGGCAGGCTATCCGGATCTAGGATTGGTTTTAGAGAAAAAAGCTCAGTTGACCGACGTTGTCCTGGCGATAGAGGAACACTTGCACTTAGTGGCCGCTACCCCGGATCTGGACTATCTAGAAAAAATGGTTGGCCAGCAATTAGGCTACGAGAGTATCCTGCGGAAGGGGTTGGCACCTCTGCAGGACCAGTATGACTACTGTCTGATTGATACCCCGCCTTCATTATCTGCCCTTACGTACATGGCGCTGGTAGCTTGTAACGCGGTATTTATTCCGTGTCAACCGGAATACTTTGGGTACGAAGGGCTCAATAAGCTCATGCAAGCCTGCGAGCGGGTGAAAGACCTCTATAACCCCAATCTGACTATAGGAGGTATTTTCTTTACCAAGTACAGTAGCCGCTACCGTAAAAAGCTTCATCATGACATTGTGGCCCTGATTGACTCCAAGTATTCTGAGGCCAAGCTGCTCATGGAAACCACTATTCGTGAAAACGTTTCGCTGGCGGAAGCTCAGATAAAGAAGCAGAGCATCTACCGGTGGGCGCCCGAGAGCAATGGCGCCACTGATTACGAATCGCTTACCCAAGAAATCATTGCCCGAGTATGA
- a CDS encoding ISAs1 family transposase — protein MLNQLLASFATLPDPRCAGRTRHRLLDMLVIAVCAVVAGAETWVDIAYYGQLKQSWLATFLDLPGGIPSHDTFRRVFSLLDPQQVEQCFRQWMATVAPPLPREVVAVDGKTLRRSFDRGRAQGPLHVVSAFATEQGLSLGQVAVTGKGQELTAIPVLLRTLHLTNTIVTLDALGCQQAIARQLLAQQADYILALKGNQGRYHRAVKAYCHACCVESWAAYPADYDAFDRRHGRWVRRRAWVLPLGKELAGLHAWPGLRAIIVVETIRSVQHQPGTRAEWRYYLTSCADAPAVLIQAIRRHWAIENSLHWVLDVVFREDEARSRDRVATRNFAVLRKLAFNLLQQGKHPPGSLRTRRRNAGWSDNYLTQLLTRARQNDRATAP, from the coding sequence ATGCTCAATCAACTTCTTGCTTCCTTTGCCACGCTTCCAGACCCGCGTTGCGCAGGCCGCACCCGGCACCGCTTGCTTGATATGCTGGTTATTGCCGTCTGCGCCGTGGTGGCCGGCGCGGAGACGTGGGTAGACATCGCGTACTACGGCCAGTTGAAGCAGTCGTGGCTGGCGACGTTTCTAGACTTGCCCGGCGGCATTCCCTCCCACGACACCTTCCGGCGGGTGTTCTCGCTGCTTGACCCGCAGCAGGTGGAGCAGTGTTTCCGCCAGTGGATGGCCACCGTCGCCCCGCCCTTACCGCGCGAGGTAGTCGCGGTCGATGGCAAGACCCTGCGGCGCTCGTTCGACCGCGGGCGGGCCCAGGGCCCGCTACACGTCGTCAGCGCGTTTGCCACCGAGCAGGGCTTGAGCCTGGGGCAGGTAGCCGTGACGGGCAAAGGGCAGGAGCTGACGGCTATTCCGGTGTTACTCCGCACCCTGCACCTGACCAATACGATTGTCACACTCGACGCACTTGGCTGCCAGCAGGCCATTGCCCGGCAACTGCTGGCCCAGCAGGCGGATTATATCCTGGCCTTGAAGGGCAACCAGGGCCGCTACCACCGTGCCGTCAAGGCCTACTGCCACGCCTGTTGTGTCGAGAGCTGGGCAGCATATCCCGCCGATTACGATGCCTTCGACCGCCGTCACGGCCGCTGGGTGCGGCGCCGGGCCTGGGTGCTGCCGCTGGGCAAGGAACTAGCCGGATTACACGCCTGGCCAGGCCTGCGAGCGATTATCGTAGTCGAAACCATCCGGTCGGTGCAGCATCAGCCGGGCACCCGCGCCGAGTGGCGCTACTACCTGACCAGCTGCGCAGATGCCCCGGCAGTGCTCATTCAGGCTATCCGTCGCCATTGGGCGATTGAAAACAGCCTGCATTGGGTGCTGGACGTGGTCTTCCGCGAGGACGAGGCCCGCAGTCGCGACCGGGTCGCTACCCGCAACTTTGCTGTGTTGCGTAAGCTGGCGTTTAATCTCCTGCAGCAGGGGAAGCACCCGCCTGGCAGTCTGCGGACCCGCCGCCGGAATGCGGGCTGGAGCGATAACTACCTGACCCAACTACTAACCCGCGCCCGCCAAAACGACCGTGCAACTGCTCCTTAG
- a CDS encoding heavy metal translocating P-type ATPase, translated as MFNNTQQYKNDEDLFEVIKQRGTIGMVLSAIDLLVDPLNLFGLPAQTRGYFSLTVALVVLFWVGYPILRKTLMALSQRVINANVLLSAGAWGSFIIGSLSLTDARWPNFLPVAAWLMSLHLFFAYFKLDTRKKASEAVRKLLSLQPPRARVLRGDQAVEVLTSDVAVGELVEVRPGERLPLDGEVVSGQASVDESSFTGESVPATKEAGSKVIGGTLNLDGALQVRVTKVGLDSFLNQVVRLMSQIAERKPPVELLADKLMNYYGPVVFIVAGLAFAAWALLTGDYNKATLALVTTIIMGYPCALGITTPMLAAIAGGKGISIGLLVKASEVFYGLSIVDTLVFDKTGTLTYGRPTVTDVEVIKGERLDALALLAAVERQSEHPLGQAIGFFAKKEGAVELATEQFRATPGKGVSALVSGTEVLAGKPGFIQERGVMFSAAVQSRIAALDAAGKTVVVLARAGEVLALVALQDTPRRGAEHVMARLAQKNIRTVMLTGDATGAAQAIGRALGIDEIHAQLLPADKVAIIEKLQGQGRKVAMVGDGINDAPALAQAEVGIAIGAGTDVAIESAGVILIGDRLDDVVNALVLGKASYRTMTGNVLVAVLFNVVGMSLAALGYITPVLAIAVMIVSIFTILLNTLRIRTIKLDRGQETPPEASTLAQVEFSVPNMVCEGCAGAISAKLTKLPGVQEVKPKVAQKQVYVQYQPGQVKQQQLVEALAESGFTAVEV; from the coding sequence TTGTTTAACAACACCCAGCAGTACAAAAACGACGAGGACCTGTTCGAGGTCATCAAGCAGCGCGGCACCATCGGCATGGTGCTCTCCGCCATCGACCTGCTGGTGGACCCGCTCAACCTGTTCGGCCTGCCGGCGCAAACCCGGGGCTATTTCAGCCTGACCGTGGCCCTGGTGGTGCTCTTCTGGGTGGGCTACCCCATCCTGCGCAAGACGCTCATGGCCCTGAGCCAGCGGGTCATCAACGCCAACGTGCTGCTCTCGGCTGGGGCCTGGGGCTCGTTCATCATCGGCAGCCTCTCGCTGACGGATGCGCGCTGGCCCAACTTCCTGCCCGTGGCCGCCTGGCTGATGTCGCTGCACCTGTTCTTCGCCTATTTCAAGCTCGACACCCGCAAAAAGGCCTCCGAGGCCGTGCGCAAGCTGCTGAGCCTACAGCCGCCGCGGGCCCGGGTGCTGCGCGGCGACCAGGCCGTGGAAGTGCTCACCAGCGACGTGGCCGTGGGCGAACTCGTGGAGGTGCGCCCCGGCGAGCGGCTGCCGTTGGACGGCGAAGTCGTGTCGGGCCAGGCCAGCGTGGACGAGTCAAGCTTTACCGGTGAGTCGGTGCCGGCCACCAAGGAAGCGGGGTCCAAAGTCATCGGCGGCACCCTGAACCTGGATGGGGCGCTGCAGGTGCGCGTGACCAAGGTGGGGCTGGATTCCTTCCTCAACCAGGTCGTGCGGCTCATGAGCCAGATTGCCGAGCGCAAACCCCCGGTGGAGCTGCTGGCCGACAAGCTCATGAACTACTACGGTCCGGTGGTCTTTATCGTGGCGGGCCTGGCCTTCGCGGCCTGGGCGCTGCTAACCGGCGACTACAACAAGGCGACGCTGGCCCTGGTCACGACCATCATCATGGGCTACCCCTGCGCCCTGGGCATCACCACGCCCATGCTCGCGGCCATTGCCGGCGGCAAGGGCATTTCCATCGGCCTGCTGGTGAAAGCCAGCGAGGTGTTCTACGGCCTTTCCATTGTCGATACGCTGGTGTTCGACAAAACCGGCACGCTCACCTACGGCCGGCCCACGGTCACCGACGTGGAAGTGATTAAGGGCGAGCGCCTGGACGCGCTGGCGCTGCTAGCCGCCGTGGAACGGCAGAGCGAGCACCCGTTGGGGCAGGCCATCGGCTTCTTTGCCAAGAAAGAAGGCGCGGTGGAGCTGGCCACCGAGCAGTTCCGCGCCACGCCGGGCAAGGGCGTTTCGGCCCTGGTCAGCGGCACGGAAGTACTGGCCGGCAAGCCCGGCTTTATTCAGGAGCGCGGCGTAATGTTTAGCGCCGCCGTGCAAAGCCGCATCGCGGCGCTGGACGCGGCGGGCAAAACGGTGGTGGTGCTGGCCCGGGCCGGCGAAGTGCTGGCCCTGGTGGCGCTGCAGGACACGCCCCGCCGGGGCGCCGAGCACGTCATGGCCCGCCTGGCCCAGAAGAACATCCGCACCGTCATGCTCACCGGCGACGCCACCGGCGCGGCGCAGGCCATCGGCCGGGCGCTGGGCATCGACGAGATTCACGCCCAATTGCTGCCGGCTGATAAAGTGGCCATCATCGAAAAGCTGCAGGGGCAGGGCCGCAAAGTGGCCATGGTGGGCGACGGCATCAACGACGCCCCCGCCCTGGCGCAGGCCGAGGTGGGCATTGCCATCGGGGCGGGCACCGACGTGGCCATCGAGTCGGCCGGCGTCATCCTCATCGGCGACCGGCTGGACGACGTGGTCAACGCCCTCGTGCTGGGCAAGGCCAGTTACCGGACCATGACCGGCAACGTGCTCGTGGCCGTGCTCTTCAACGTGGTGGGCATGAGCCTGGCGGCGCTGGGCTACATTACCCCCGTGCTGGCCATTGCGGTGATGATAGTCAGCATCTTCACTATCCTGCTCAACACGCTGCGCATCCGCACCATTAAGCTGGACCGAGGCCAGGAAACTCCCCCCGAGGCCAGCACGCTGGCCCAAGTGGAATTCAGCGTGCCCAACATGGTCTGCGAGGGCTGCGCGGGGGCCATCAGTGCCAAGCTCACCAAGCTGCCCGGTGTGCAGGAAGTGAAACCGAAGGTGGCGCAGAAGCAGGTGTACGTGCAGTACCAGCCTGGGCAAGTCAAGCAGCAGCAGCTGGTGGAAGCGCTGGCCGAATCCGGCTTTACCGCCGTGGAAGTATGA
- a CDS encoding recombinase family protein has protein sequence MRTYIAYYRVSTARQGASGLGLESQQYLVQSYVPAGGRLLQEFIEVESGKKNNRPQLKAALAAAKQQGATLLIAKLDRLSRNAGFIFALRDSGVDFLACDMPDANTLTVGIFAVIAQHERETISKRTKDALQAKKARGQQLGSPQNLTQEARLKGAAARRQQRQRTPQNQQATSLVVLLRAQGLTFRQIAAHLNAAMFRTAAGKKYAAMTVQRLFRYSSTIATGQPGPVSNPL, from the coding sequence ATGCGTACCTACATTGCCTACTACCGGGTAAGCACGGCCCGCCAGGGCGCCAGTGGCCTCGGCCTGGAATCACAGCAGTACCTGGTGCAATCCTATGTGCCAGCCGGAGGGCGACTGCTGCAGGAGTTCATCGAGGTAGAGTCCGGCAAGAAGAACAACCGGCCCCAGCTCAAGGCCGCACTGGCGGCTGCTAAGCAGCAAGGCGCCACGTTGCTCATCGCCAAGTTGGATCGCCTGAGCCGCAACGCTGGCTTCATCTTCGCGTTGCGTGATTCCGGAGTCGACTTTCTTGCCTGCGACATGCCCGATGCCAATACGCTCACGGTTGGCATCTTTGCCGTGATAGCCCAGCACGAGCGGGAAACCATCAGCAAGCGCACGAAGGACGCGCTGCAGGCGAAGAAGGCGCGGGGCCAACAGCTAGGCAGCCCCCAGAACCTAACGCAGGAAGCCCGGCTGAAAGGGGCTGCCGCTCGCCGGCAGCAGCGCCAGCGCACGCCGCAGAATCAACAGGCAACCAGCCTCGTGGTTCTGCTACGCGCCCAAGGATTGACGTTTCGTCAAATCGCAGCGCATTTAAACGCAGCCATGTTTCGTACAGCCGCCGGAAAAAAATATGCTGCTATGACGGTTCAGCGGCTCTTTCGTTATTCATCAACAATAGCAACAGGTCAGCCCGGTCCTGTTAGTAACCCACTGTAA
- a CDS encoding heavy-metal-associated domain-containing protein encodes MNTLQFKTNINCANCVRAVTPTLNGEPAIASWQVDTENPNKVLTVTTDLSEAQVLALVADAGFQAEKA; translated from the coding sequence ATGAACACGCTTCAATTCAAAACCAACATCAACTGCGCCAACTGCGTCCGCGCGGTGACGCCGACCCTGAACGGGGAGCCCGCCATTGCTTCCTGGCAAGTGGACACGGAGAACCCCAACAAGGTGCTAACCGTGACCACCGACCTAAGCGAGGCGCAGGTCCTGGCGCTTGTGGCCGACGCCGGGTTCCAGGCCGAGAAAGCCTAA
- a CDS encoding ArsR/SmtB family transcription factor, producing MTTAKTTAFTTEQQQLARVAKALAHPARVAIIQLLASKQTCISGDIAAELPLSRTTVFQHLQELKALDLIRGEIDGLTVCYCLNTELLRQVHQQFTAFFIEATTSAACGPADACGC from the coding sequence ATGACAACCGCGAAAACCACGGCCTTTACGACTGAGCAACAGCAGCTGGCCCGCGTGGCCAAAGCCCTGGCTCACCCCGCCCGGGTGGCCATCATTCAGTTGCTGGCCAGTAAGCAAACCTGCATTTCCGGGGACATTGCGGCGGAGTTGCCGCTCTCGCGCACCACCGTCTTTCAGCACCTGCAGGAGCTGAAAGCCCTGGACCTGATTCGCGGGGAAATTGATGGCCTCACCGTCTGTTACTGTTTGAATACCGAACTGCTGCGCCAGGTGCACCAGCAATTCACGGCCTTTTTCATCGAGGCCACGACGAGCGCGGCCTGCGGGCCGGCCGACGCCTGTGGCTGCTAA
- a CDS encoding MFS transporter yields MRTPGVQDTPATNAATGASSPRLLWALAAATFVVFFQAYMVAPLIPRLATLFGVEAQAVGLAVPAYLIPYGVATLFYGLLADRLGPPRILLGSLLAFVGLTALTATASSSGALVGWRLVTGLGASGVVPMALVLVSKRFAYGERGRALGWLFGAMAGGSAFGSTLGVLLEPYVGWRALFLGVAAAGLLVWFVVRRSLVPPTTPAPPPAAPSPWRTVVAGYGQLLGSGRGARTYVYVLLNSIFHGGVFTWLALYFQQRFGLGEIGIGLALVGYGLPGFLLGPFIGRLADRWGRRWLIPAGLAISALATLLLRADLPLAVAVLAVTVLSLGYDLTQPLLAAIVTDVGKERPGQAMGLNVFALFVGFGMGSWLFGEALRTGLPAALLYFTVFEAGLALAAVRLFRTETRAPAPA; encoded by the coding sequence ATGAGGACTCCAGGAGTACAGGATACCCCTGCCACCAATGCCGCAACAGGGGCTTCGTCGCCGCGGTTGCTGTGGGCTTTGGCGGCGGCCACCTTCGTGGTCTTTTTTCAGGCCTACATGGTGGCGCCCCTGATTCCGCGCCTGGCCACGCTCTTTGGGGTGGAAGCGCAGGCGGTGGGGCTGGCGGTGCCCGCTTACCTGATTCCTTACGGCGTGGCTACGCTGTTTTACGGCCTGCTGGCCGACCGGCTGGGGCCGCCGCGCATCCTGCTCGGCAGTTTGCTGGCTTTCGTGGGGCTCACGGCGTTGACGGCCACGGCTTCCTCGTCTGGTGCCTTGGTGGGCTGGCGGCTGGTCACCGGCCTGGGCGCAAGCGGCGTGGTGCCCATGGCGCTGGTGCTCGTGAGCAAGCGCTTTGCCTACGGCGAGCGCGGCCGGGCGCTGGGCTGGCTGTTTGGGGCCATGGCTGGCGGCAGCGCGTTTGGTTCTACGCTGGGCGTGCTGCTGGAACCTTACGTGGGCTGGCGGGCCCTGTTTCTGGGCGTGGCCGCCGCGGGCCTGCTCGTCTGGTTCGTTGTTCGGCGGAGCCTGGTGCCTCCGACCACCCCGGCTCCGCCGCCCGCCGCGCCGTCCCCCTGGCGGACCGTGGTGGCGGGCTACGGGCAGCTGCTGGGCAGCGGGCGCGGGGCACGTACCTACGTCTACGTACTGTTGAACAGCATTTTCCACGGCGGCGTGTTTACCTGGTTAGCGCTGTATTTCCAGCAACGCTTTGGGCTGGGTGAAATCGGCATCGGGCTGGCGCTGGTGGGCTACGGCCTGCCGGGCTTTCTGCTGGGGCCGTTCATCGGGCGGCTGGCCGACCGCTGGGGCCGGCGCTGGCTGATTCCGGCCGGGCTGGCCATCAGTGCCCTGGCCACGCTGCTGCTGCGGGCCGACCTGCCGCTGGCAGTTGCCGTGCTGGCCGTGACGGTGCTTTCGCTGGGCTACGATTTGACGCAGCCGCTGCTGGCCGCCATTGTCACGGACGTGGGCAAGGAGCGGCCCGGGCAGGCCATGGGCCTGAACGTGTTCGCCCTGTTCGTGGGCTTCGGCATGGGCAGCTGGCTGTTCGGCGAAGCCCTGCGCACGGGCTTGCCCGCCGCGCTTCTGTATTTCACCGTTTTCGAAGCGGGACTGGCCCTGGCGGCGGTCCGCTTGTTCCGCACTGAAACCCGGGCGCCGGCACCGGCTTGA